A section of the Festucalex cinctus isolate MCC-2025b chromosome 7, RoL_Fcin_1.0, whole genome shotgun sequence genome encodes:
- the id4 gene encoding DNA-binding protein inhibitor ID-4: MKAVPPVHPQDSSSYYSSSSSSGGSSSSSSSRQLSLHHLTKQSLAVARSRMAEEDRHCLQYDMNDCYSRLKRLVPTIPQDKKVSKVEILQHVIDYILDLQLALETHPSLHKQAPQRTGTCVPLASNPSRTPLTVLNVDHHQRTSIVKKPEDSILCR; the protein is encoded by the exons ATGAAGGCTGTTCCTCCCGTGCACCCCCAGGACTCTTCGTCTTattactcctcctcctcctcctccggcggcagcagcagcagcagcagcagcaggcagCTCTCCCTCCACCATCTGACCAAGCAAAGCCTCGCCGTCGCCCGGTCCAGGATGGCAGAGGAGGACCGGCACTGTCTGCAATACGACATGAACGACTGCTACAGCCGACTGAAGCGCCTGGTGCCCACCATTCCGCAGGATAAAAAAGTCAGCAAAGTGGAGATCCTCCAGCACGTCATTGACTACATCCTGGACCTGCAGCTGGCCCTGGAGACGCACCCATCTCTCCACAAACAAGCGCCTCAGCGGACCGGAACGTGCGTTCCTCTGGCGTCCAACCCCAGCCGAACGCCGCTCACAGTGCTCAACGTTGACCACCACCAG agGACGTCAATTGTCAAAAAGCCGGAGGACTCAATTTTATGCCGCTGA